Proteins encoded by one window of Raphanus sativus cultivar WK10039 unplaced genomic scaffold, ASM80110v3 Scaffold0165, whole genome shotgun sequence:
- the LOC130501328 gene encoding NAC domain-containing protein 35-like: MHEYNDMYEYNEEDGGIQFQPYEDELINEYLIPKLKGQPREEITTKDVYSKEPWLLDHPMGSFFKKNEWYYIVTRTQLSKKKIGCGKKAKRKITRDDDSGSWKANAKGYIRDEETKMVIGQHQTLAFVKSKVNNEKKQKRGDSTSCDVVVPGSESSWIMTEYMLPEIEGKFRELVICKIHVTENSNEKKKDG, from the coding sequence ATGCATGAATACAACGACATGTATGAATACAACGAAGAAGATGGAGGGATTCAGTTTCAACCCTACGAGGACGAACTCATCAACGAATATTTAATCCCCAAATTAAAAGGTCAACCGCGTGAAGAGATCACTACGAAGGATGTTTACTCAAAGGAGCCATGGTTGCTGGACCATCCCATGGGTTCCTTTTTCAAGAAGAACGAGTGGTACTATATTGTGACAAGGACTCAACTCTCTAAGAAGAAGATTGGCTGTGGTAAGAAAGCGAAACGGAAGATCACCCGAGACGACGATAGTGGGTCTTGGAAGGCTAATGCGAAAGGCTATATCAGGGACGAGGAAACAAAGATGGTCATTGGGCAACATCAAACCCTAGCTTTTGTTAAAAGCAAAGTAAATAAcgagaagaagcagaagagggGAGACAGTACTTCTTGTGATGTTGTTGTACCAGGTAGCGAGAGTAGCTGGATTATGACAGAATATATGCTTCCGGAAATAGAAGGTAAGTTTCGTGAACTGGTCATATGCAAGATTCATGTGACCGAGAATTCcaatgagaagaagaaggatggatGA